A genomic stretch from Mycobacterium paraterrae includes:
- a CDS encoding thiamine pyrophosphate-binding protein, protein MSRKYRVVDHIVRQLACAGIEYIFGVDGANIEDLYDAAYFRPDVTAVLAKHEFSAATMADGYSRSGTGLGVVAATSGGGALNLVPGLGESYASRIPVLALVGQPATGMDGRGSFQDTSGRNGSLDAEALFAQVSVYCKRVRNAAEIVSALPAAIAAAKTGGPAVLLLPKDIQQTVIKPGCALGVAGRRSVGDPHPIARAVRRTAGPVTIIAGEQVARDDARAELAELRGVLRAQVACVPDAKDVAGTPGFGSSSALGVTGVMGHPGVARAVAESGLCLVVGTRLSVTARAGLEDALAAVPTMSIGSAPPYLACTHIHTDDLRTSLRMLTEALTGAGRAAGIRVPDVVPHTELTPPHFDGPGVRYRDAMAELDRTLPAGVDIVVDAGNTGAAAIHYLPVRRRGRFAVALGMGGMGYSFGAGIGMAFARRKAQGTSRRVVVIAGDGAFYMHGMEVHTAVHYRLPITFVLLNNNAHAMCVTREQLYYDDLYSYNRFTPSHLGAGLATMFPKLSSTDVSDAAGLAEAVRASLDIDGPSVVSVECAADEIPPFAPFLGASVSNRTNHQYVSPTQEDHAHVAASA, encoded by the coding sequence ATGTCGAGGAAGTACCGAGTGGTCGACCACATCGTCCGGCAACTCGCTTGCGCCGGCATCGAGTACATCTTCGGTGTCGACGGTGCCAACATCGAGGACCTCTATGACGCCGCATACTTCCGGCCGGACGTCACCGCGGTGCTGGCCAAGCATGAGTTTTCCGCCGCCACGATGGCCGATGGCTACAGCCGCAGCGGAACCGGGCTCGGTGTGGTTGCCGCGACCTCTGGGGGCGGTGCACTGAATCTCGTTCCGGGGCTTGGTGAGTCGTATGCCAGTCGGATACCGGTGTTGGCCCTGGTCGGTCAGCCCGCCACCGGGATGGATGGGCGCGGCAGCTTTCAGGACACCAGTGGACGCAATGGCTCGCTGGACGCCGAGGCGTTGTTCGCGCAGGTGTCGGTGTATTGCAAGCGGGTGCGCAACGCCGCCGAGATCGTCTCGGCGCTACCGGCGGCGATCGCGGCGGCGAAAACCGGCGGGCCAGCAGTTTTGCTGCTGCCCAAAGACATTCAGCAAACCGTGATAAAACCTGGATGCGCCCTGGGCGTCGCCGGACGCCGGTCCGTCGGTGATCCGCACCCGATTGCGCGTGCGGTGCGGCGCACCGCCGGCCCGGTCACGATCATCGCCGGCGAGCAGGTCGCTCGAGACGATGCGCGTGCCGAACTCGCCGAGCTCCGCGGTGTGCTGCGCGCACAGGTGGCCTGCGTGCCAGACGCCAAAGACGTCGCGGGAACCCCCGGTTTCGGCTCGTCGTCCGCGTTGGGCGTCACCGGCGTGATGGGTCACCCAGGGGTGGCCCGGGCGGTGGCCGAAAGCGGGCTGTGCCTGGTCGTGGGCACGCGACTGTCGGTGACTGCGCGGGCGGGTCTCGAAGACGCCCTGGCCGCAGTGCCGACTATGTCTATCGGTTCGGCACCGCCGTACCTGGCCTGCACCCATATCCACACCGACGATCTGCGGACGTCGCTGCGAATGTTGACCGAAGCGCTGACCGGTGCCGGCCGGGCCGCTGGGATCCGGGTGCCCGACGTTGTCCCGCACACCGAACTGACCCCACCCCACTTCGACGGGCCAGGGGTGCGTTACCGCGACGCGATGGCCGAACTGGATCGGACGCTGCCTGCCGGCGTCGACATCGTCGTCGACGCGGGAAACACCGGCGCGGCGGCCATTCACTACCTGCCGGTCCGCCGCCGGGGCCGCTTCGCGGTCGCCCTCGGCATGGGTGGGATGGGCTACAGCTTCGGAGCCGGCATCGGGATGGCGTTCGCCCGTCGCAAGGCCCAGGGGACCAGCCGTCGAGTCGTCGTGATCGCCGGCGACGGCGCCTTCTACATGCACGGCATGGAGGTGCACACAGCGGTGCATTACCGGCTGCCGATCACGTTTGTCTTGCTCAACAACAACGCCCACGCCATGTGCGTGACCCGGGAGCAGCTCTACTACGACGACCTCTACAGCTACAACCGCTTTACGCCCAGTCACCTGGGGGCCGGCCTGGCCACGATGTTCCCCAAGCTGAGCTCGACGGACGTCAGCGATGCAGCGGGATTGGCCGAGGCCGTGCGCGCGTCGCTCGACATCGACGGCCCCTCGGTCGTCAGCGTCGAGTGTGCCGCCGACGAAATCCCGCCTTTTGCACCGTTTCTCGGAGCTTCTGTAAGCAATCGCACCAACCACCAGTATGTGTCACCAACACAGGAGGATCACGCCCATGTCGCTGCCAGCGCTTGA
- the mmsB gene encoding 3-hydroxyisobutyrate dehydrogenase: MTDPFTVAFLGLGHMGGPMSKNLVDAGHTVRGFDPVPAAVEAATSNGVQVLDSGAAAATGADVVITMLPNGDLVKRCYGDILPAVDQGTLFIDSSTISVDDAREVHALAAKHGVAQLDAPVSGGVKGAIAGTLAFMVGGDSDALERARPVLEPMAGKIIHCGDAGAGQAAKVCNNMVLAVHQIAIGEAFVLADKLGLSAQSLFDVITGATGNCWAVHTNCPVPGPVPTSPANNDFKPGFATALMNKDLGLAMDAVHSTGSSAPLGSHAAEMYATFAATNPDKDFSAIIETLRG, translated from the coding sequence ATGACTGATCCCTTCACGGTCGCGTTTCTAGGGCTCGGCCACATGGGCGGTCCGATGTCGAAAAACCTGGTCGACGCCGGCCACACCGTCCGCGGGTTCGACCCGGTGCCGGCCGCGGTCGAGGCCGCGACAAGCAACGGCGTCCAGGTGCTGGACAGCGGGGCGGCGGCGGCGACCGGTGCCGATGTCGTGATCACGATGCTGCCGAACGGCGATCTGGTGAAGCGTTGCTACGGCGACATCCTGCCCGCTGTCGATCAGGGAACGTTATTCATCGACAGCTCAACGATTTCCGTCGACGACGCCCGCGAGGTACACGCTTTGGCGGCCAAGCATGGCGTGGCCCAACTCGATGCACCCGTGTCCGGTGGTGTCAAAGGCGCGATCGCCGGCACGCTGGCGTTCATGGTCGGCGGCGACAGCGATGCGCTGGAGCGGGCCCGTCCGGTGCTGGAACCAATGGCGGGCAAGATCATTCACTGCGGCGATGCCGGAGCCGGGCAGGCCGCCAAGGTGTGCAACAACATGGTGCTGGCCGTACACCAGATCGCGATCGGCGAAGCGTTCGTGCTGGCCGACAAGCTCGGGCTGTCGGCTCAGTCGCTGTTCGACGTCATCACCGGCGCAACCGGCAACTGTTGGGCGGTGCACACCAATTGCCCAGTGCCCGGCCCGGTTCCGACGTCGCCGGCCAACAACGACTTCAAACCCGGCTTTGCCACCGCGCTGATGAACAAGGACCTGGGGCTGGCGATGGACGCCGTCCACTCGACCGGCTCGAGCGCGCCGCTGGGCAGCCACGCCGCCGAGATGTACGCCACATTCGCAGCGACCAACCCCGACAAGGACTTCAGCGCGATCATCGAAACGCTACGCGGCTAA
- a CDS encoding MarR family winged helix-turn-helix transcriptional regulator has translation MAPTRPDNRDPIAVARANWERAGWGDVAEGMVAVTSVMRAHQILLARVENALRPYDLSFSRFELLRLLAFSRSGALPITKASDRLQVHVTSVTHAIRRLEANKLVERVPHPTDGRTTLVQITDLGRSTVEDATVTLNEQVFSDVGMSEHESRALVSSIETLRRNAGDF, from the coding sequence GTGGCCCCGACCCGACCTGATAACCGCGACCCCATCGCGGTCGCACGCGCGAATTGGGAACGGGCCGGCTGGGGTGACGTCGCCGAGGGAATGGTCGCGGTGACCTCGGTAATGCGGGCGCATCAGATTCTGCTTGCTCGCGTCGAGAATGCCTTGCGCCCTTACGATTTGAGCTTTTCACGCTTCGAGTTGTTGCGCCTTCTGGCGTTCAGCCGCAGCGGGGCGTTGCCGATCACCAAGGCATCCGATCGGCTGCAGGTGCACGTCACCAGCGTCACCCACGCCATCCGACGACTGGAGGCCAACAAGCTGGTGGAGCGGGTGCCGCACCCCACCGACGGGCGCACCACGTTGGTGCAAATTACGGATTTGGGCCGGTCGACCGTCGAGGACGCCACCGTCACGCTCAACGAGCAGGTGTTCTCCGACGTCGGCATGTCAGAACACGAGTCGCGGGCGCTGGTGTCGTCGATCGAGACGCTGCGGCGAAACGCCGGCGACTTCTAG
- a CDS encoding response regulator — MFSAPVRVVLVDDHEMVIEGLKAMLTSFDNRVQVVGQAVGVERALEVVDTLQPDVVLCDVRMQGSSGLDLCKMLRERGSNRKVVMLSVYDDEQYLYQALRVGASGYLLKSISSDELVRQLERAHQGDTVIDPGMAARAADTAARMQRDEFWPGARQGLTQRESEILSCMVSGLSNRGIATKLVIGEETVKSHLRAIYRKLGVSDRTGAVATALREGIYQ; from the coding sequence ATGTTTTCTGCGCCGGTCCGCGTCGTCTTGGTCGACGACCACGAGATGGTCATCGAAGGACTCAAGGCGATGCTGACCTCGTTCGACAACCGAGTGCAGGTCGTCGGGCAGGCCGTCGGGGTGGAGCGTGCGTTGGAGGTCGTCGACACGCTGCAGCCCGACGTCGTGCTCTGCGACGTACGCATGCAGGGCTCCAGCGGACTGGACCTGTGCAAGATGCTTCGCGAGCGCGGGTCAAACCGCAAAGTCGTGATGCTGTCGGTCTACGACGACGAGCAGTACCTCTACCAGGCGCTGCGGGTCGGTGCGAGCGGCTACCTGTTGAAGAGCATCAGCAGCGACGAGCTGGTCCGTCAGCTGGAGCGGGCCCACCAGGGCGACACGGTCATCGATCCGGGGATGGCAGCCCGCGCCGCCGACACCGCAGCCCGGATGCAGCGCGACGAATTCTGGCCGGGCGCGCGACAAGGACTGACGCAACGCGAGAGCGAGATCCTGTCCTGCATGGTCAGCGGGCTGTCCAACCGCGGGATAGCCACCAAACTGGTGATCGGCGAGGAGACCGTCAAGAGCCACCTGCGGGCGATCTACCGCAAGCTCGGTGTCAGCGATCGCACCGGCGCGGTGGCTACCGCCCTGCGCGAAGGCATCTATCAATGA
- a CDS encoding acyl-CoA dehydrogenase family protein codes for MFSLDDDERVIAETAAAFAAKKIAPYALEWDATHHFPIDELREAAGLGMAAIYCRDDVGGSALRRLDGVRIFEQLAMADPTTAAFLSIHNMCAWMVDTFGTAEQRKGWIPRLASMDAIASYCLTEPGAGSDASALSTKAVRQGGDYVLDGVKQFISGAGASDVYVIMARTGSSGPRGISAFIVEKGTPGLSFGAHEEKMGWNAQPTAQVILDGVRVPADAMLGGADGEGGGFGIAMNGLNGGRINIAACSLGGAQAAYDKAATYVAHREAFGAPLLDEPTIRFTLADMATALETSRLMLWRAAAALDGNADDKVALCAMAKRYVTDSCFDVADKALQLHGGYGYLREYGLEKIVRDLRVHRILEGTNEIMRVVVGRAEAARVRANA; via the coding sequence CTGTTCAGCCTGGACGACGACGAGCGGGTCATCGCCGAGACGGCCGCCGCGTTCGCCGCCAAGAAGATTGCCCCGTATGCCCTGGAATGGGATGCCACGCACCACTTTCCGATCGACGAACTGCGCGAGGCGGCCGGACTGGGTATGGCCGCGATCTACTGCCGCGACGACGTGGGCGGCAGCGCGCTGCGCCGTCTCGACGGGGTGCGGATCTTCGAGCAACTCGCGATGGCCGACCCGACGACCGCGGCGTTCCTGTCGATCCACAACATGTGCGCATGGATGGTCGACACATTCGGCACCGCCGAGCAACGCAAGGGCTGGATTCCGCGGCTGGCGTCCATGGACGCAATCGCCAGCTACTGCCTGACCGAGCCGGGTGCGGGTTCGGACGCCAGCGCGTTGAGCACCAAAGCGGTTCGGCAGGGTGGTGACTACGTACTCGACGGCGTCAAGCAGTTCATCTCGGGTGCGGGCGCCTCGGACGTCTACGTGATCATGGCCCGGACGGGATCGAGTGGCCCGCGTGGGATTTCGGCGTTCATCGTCGAAAAGGGCACGCCCGGGCTCAGTTTCGGCGCTCACGAAGAGAAGATGGGCTGGAACGCGCAGCCGACCGCACAGGTCATCCTCGACGGTGTGCGGGTGCCCGCCGACGCGATGCTCGGCGGCGCGGATGGTGAAGGCGGCGGCTTCGGCATCGCGATGAACGGCCTCAACGGCGGCCGGATCAACATTGCCGCGTGTTCGCTGGGCGGCGCGCAGGCCGCCTACGACAAGGCCGCGACGTACGTCGCGCACCGCGAAGCGTTCGGGGCTCCTCTGCTCGACGAGCCGACCATCCGATTCACGTTGGCCGACATGGCCACCGCGCTGGAAACCTCGCGGCTGATGCTGTGGCGAGCGGCCGCCGCGCTGGACGGCAACGCCGACGACAAGGTCGCGCTCTGCGCGATGGCGAAGCGTTACGTCACCGACTCGTGTTTCGACGTCGCGGACAAAGCCCTGCAACTACACGGCGGCTACGGCTATCTGCGCGAATACGGTCTGGAGAAGATCGTGCGCGACCTCCGGGTGCACCGCATCCTCGAGGGCACCAACGAGATCATGCGGGTGGTCGTGGGACGAGCCGAAGCCGCCCGAGTCCGCGCAAACGCCTAG
- a CDS encoding haloacid dehalogenase has protein sequence MRAKGRARPTRTFWWDRESRTETDDLRAVIFDADTVLARVEHDCDMAARTDLIDAVMSLFVAGIWVGVVSARPRAEVETMVRHLLGDGLVETIVTVDDLPDAAGGPADGGELYRLALWEMGITSCAALAVTGPDGLRASATAGVPAVVVDEPLSATSCQQAHRRWQLRQAA, from the coding sequence GTGCGAGCCAAGGGGAGAGCCCGTCCGACCCGGACGTTCTGGTGGGACCGCGAGTCGCGGACCGAAACCGACGACTTGCGTGCGGTGATTTTCGACGCCGATACGGTGCTCGCTCGGGTCGAGCACGACTGCGACATGGCGGCCAGGACGGATCTGATCGACGCGGTGATGAGCCTATTCGTCGCGGGCATCTGGGTGGGCGTGGTCAGCGCCCGACCCCGGGCCGAAGTCGAGACGATGGTGCGTCACCTTCTCGGCGACGGCCTGGTCGAGACGATCGTGACGGTCGATGACTTGCCCGACGCCGCCGGGGGTCCGGCTGACGGGGGAGAGCTCTATCGGCTGGCGTTGTGGGAGATGGGAATAACGTCCTGCGCCGCGCTGGCCGTCACGGGTCCCGACGGGCTTCGGGCGTCGGCGACGGCGGGTGTGCCCGCGGTGGTCGTCGACGAGCCGCTATCGGCGACCAGTTGCCAACAGGCGCACCGCCGCTGGCAATTACGGCAAGCTGCGTAG
- a CDS encoding SRPBCC family protein, which translates to MSLPALDDIVTHTGTTRPIDGVVRIETTPLEETAGTFLSQMRSVYPHSEVFGKYCTVNDYVDCPPDELFAYLSDTRSLEEWTYTLRGFTPTEEPGLWEAYDRLLPDTTIYTRTYANSEARTVDYHCAWDQGRHLWMIYLMRILDARVVLDKPGSVVLWTNCRHPFYDRNPYPETAPAGRTGWVGDFWDLFGPGHTLELNNLKSIAEYRHRHGLPITPAWMK; encoded by the coding sequence ATGTCGCTGCCAGCGCTTGACGATATCGTCACCCACACCGGCACCACCAGACCGATCGACGGGGTGGTCCGCATCGAGACGACGCCACTGGAAGAGACGGCCGGAACGTTCCTGTCACAGATGCGCTCGGTGTATCCGCACAGTGAAGTATTCGGAAAGTACTGCACGGTCAACGATTACGTGGACTGCCCGCCCGACGAGCTGTTCGCATACCTGTCGGACACCCGCAGCCTGGAGGAGTGGACGTACACACTGCGCGGCTTCACCCCGACCGAGGAACCGGGACTGTGGGAGGCCTACGACCGGCTGCTGCCCGACACCACGATCTACACCCGCACCTACGCCAACTCCGAGGCGCGGACCGTCGACTATCACTGCGCCTGGGATCAGGGCCGCCACCTCTGGATGATCTACCTGATGCGTATCCTCGACGCGCGGGTGGTGCTCGACAAGCCGGGTTCGGTTGTGCTGTGGACCAATTGCCGGCATCCGTTCTACGACCGAAACCCCTACCCCGAGACCGCACCGGCTGGGCGCACCGGCTGGGTCGGCGACTTCTGGGACCTGTTCGGGCCTGGTCACACGCTGGAACTGAACAACCTGAAGAGCATCGCCGAGTACCGGCACCGTCATGGTCTTCCGATCACGCCGGCGTGGATGAAATGA
- a CDS encoding GAF domain-containing sensor histidine kinase, with product MSPSRRQSHAVHDLVDTDRELALLRELIQAASSGPGVEPLAAAAARMITAATGTDVCFVHVLDDSDRSLTLAGATPPFDGQVGKIRLPLGSGISGWVAKHREPVVITDDKEADPRYLPIQSLRGRDFTSMVSMPMETDPGGLVGVLNVHTVARREFTDRDVELLRVIGRLIAGAMHQARLHRQLVARERAHELFVEQVIEAQEIERRRVAGDIHDGISQRLITLSYRLDAAARAVGTDAAEASSQLAEARELVGLTLGEARAAISGLRPPVLDDLGLSGGLASLARSIPQLDTELDLADVRLPEHIEIALYRIAQEGLQNIVKHANASVARVRFAIDDGPTARLEIVDNGVGFDTFEHPLGGDEMGGYGVLSMAERAELVGGRLNIRSRPGSGTAVTATIPVPALTD from the coding sequence ATGAGCCCCTCTCGTCGCCAATCCCATGCCGTGCATGACCTCGTCGACACCGATCGCGAATTGGCGTTGCTGCGCGAGCTCATCCAGGCCGCGTCGAGCGGTCCCGGGGTCGAGCCGCTAGCCGCCGCGGCGGCTCGAATGATCACCGCCGCCACCGGGACCGACGTGTGCTTCGTCCACGTGCTCGACGACAGTGACCGCTCGCTGACGCTGGCCGGCGCGACGCCACCGTTCGACGGCCAAGTGGGAAAGATTCGACTGCCGTTGGGATCTGGCATCTCGGGGTGGGTGGCCAAACACCGCGAGCCGGTGGTCATCACCGACGACAAGGAGGCCGACCCCCGCTACCTGCCGATCCAGTCGCTGCGCGGGCGCGACTTCACGTCGATGGTTTCGATGCCAATGGAGACCGACCCGGGTGGACTGGTCGGCGTGTTGAACGTGCACACCGTCGCCCGTCGCGAATTCACTGACCGCGACGTCGAATTGCTGCGCGTCATCGGCCGCCTGATCGCCGGCGCCATGCACCAGGCGCGGTTGCACCGGCAGCTGGTGGCCAGGGAGCGGGCCCACGAGTTGTTCGTCGAACAGGTCATCGAGGCGCAGGAGATCGAACGCCGCCGGGTTGCCGGCGACATCCACGACGGGATCTCCCAGCGCCTGATCACGCTGTCCTACCGCCTCGACGCGGCGGCCCGGGCCGTCGGCACGGATGCCGCCGAGGCGTCCAGCCAGCTTGCCGAGGCGCGTGAACTGGTCGGTTTGACGCTGGGCGAAGCCCGAGCCGCGATCAGCGGCCTGCGGCCGCCGGTACTCGACGACCTGGGTCTGTCCGGCGGGCTGGCCAGCCTGGCTCGCTCGATCCCGCAGCTGGACACCGAACTCGACCTCGCCGATGTCCGGTTGCCCGAGCACATCGAAATCGCGCTGTACCGGATCGCCCAGGAAGGCCTGCAGAACATCGTCAAGCACGCCAATGCGTCGGTCGCGCGGGTGCGCTTCGCCATTGACGACGGGCCCACCGCACGCCTCGAAATCGTCGACAACGGAGTAGGTTTCGACACTTTCGAGCATCCGCTGGGCGGCGACGAGATGGGCGGCTACGGCGTGCTGTCGATGGCCGAACGCGCCGAGTTGGTCGGCGGGCGGCTCAACATCCGCTCGCGGCCCGGCTCCGGGACCGCGGTCACCGCGACGATTCCGGTGCCCGCCCTGACCGACTAG
- a CDS encoding 3-oxoacyl-ACP synthase III family protein has product MTGQPSVSLLDVASYLPGEPIGADYYAQFADSDELRDNVMFRGPSFRHHVGPEESATDMIERAAQGLIDRHGRDVVDNVDILITHAQMPDMPFYGGGGAIAHRLGMRPSWVLDLHNGGCAAFVLALNVARRLIASGEGRTALIAVAQNAAGQVFDQPGVRRKAQAAIPGDGAAVGLVALSDQSPILDVECRTYGEYAGDMTLAIDPARKWWQPGPGEACIGFTETKIAKVLARGNRQVPEVAFAVCDRIGLSSKDIDLLVTNQPNRVFLRNWREALELPESRHLDTYDECGNLFGAGIPVNLDRAISDGRLEAGDVVMMAAFAHAGDFAGAAAVRWGGRG; this is encoded by the coding sequence ATGACCGGGCAGCCCAGCGTCAGCCTCCTCGACGTCGCCAGCTATCTTCCCGGCGAGCCGATTGGTGCCGACTACTACGCGCAGTTCGCCGACTCGGACGAGTTGCGCGACAACGTGATGTTCCGCGGTCCGAGCTTTCGGCACCACGTCGGCCCCGAGGAATCCGCGACCGACATGATCGAGCGTGCCGCGCAAGGCCTCATCGATCGGCACGGTCGTGACGTCGTCGACAATGTCGACATCTTGATCACGCACGCGCAGATGCCGGACATGCCGTTCTACGGCGGCGGCGGCGCGATCGCGCACCGGCTCGGCATGCGACCGTCCTGGGTGCTGGATCTGCACAACGGCGGCTGCGCGGCATTCGTGTTGGCGCTCAATGTCGCTCGGCGACTGATCGCCTCGGGAGAGGGACGGACGGCGCTGATCGCGGTTGCACAGAACGCGGCCGGGCAGGTGTTCGACCAGCCGGGAGTGCGCCGCAAGGCCCAGGCCGCGATTCCCGGAGACGGCGCCGCGGTCGGGCTGGTCGCGCTGTCGGACCAGTCACCCATCCTGGACGTCGAATGCCGCACGTACGGTGAGTACGCCGGCGACATGACGCTGGCCATCGATCCGGCGCGGAAGTGGTGGCAGCCCGGGCCGGGCGAGGCGTGCATCGGGTTCACCGAGACCAAGATCGCCAAGGTGTTGGCCCGTGGCAATCGTCAGGTGCCCGAGGTGGCGTTCGCGGTGTGCGACCGAATCGGCTTGAGCAGCAAGGACATCGACTTACTCGTCACCAACCAGCCCAACCGGGTGTTCCTGCGCAATTGGCGCGAGGCTCTGGAATTGCCCGAGTCGCGGCACCTCGACACCTACGACGAGTGCGGCAACCTGTTCGGGGCCGGCATCCCGGTGAACCTGGACCGTGCCATCTCCGACGGGCGGCTCGAGGCCGGTGACGTGGTCATGATGGCGGCGTTCGCCCATGCCGGCGACTTCGCCGGCGCCGCCGCGGTGCGCTGGGGAGGTCGCGGCTGA
- a CDS encoding aminotransferase class I/II-fold pyridoxal phosphate-dependent enzyme encodes MGEPALCTSATAEIIAALPQAIDPHALSLNESPFPPLPAVRSALAHSLDSANRYPEFLPGQMPRMIADRIGLNDDQVVVGPGASGVAMQVLHAVTRPGDRIVMSTPTFDGYPIFAQMARLAPVSVPLDPYGYQDLVTMAEAATDAKVVVLCRPHNPTGTLEAISSIEWFLNQVSSNTIVLLDEAYVEFVASRYRIDGPELVRRFPNVVVLRTFSKAYGLAGLRIGYGFAAPELASTISGLQLPFGMSNVSVAAVAASYDAEDQLGQRIRRITSERNNLRLRLMAMGVYSMDSHANFVYLPMARRPWQEVFAEAGLRVRYYDDGGARISVGEMSSTLAVLTAVEKSMV; translated from the coding sequence ATGGGCGAGCCGGCGCTCTGCACCTCGGCGACTGCCGAGATCATCGCCGCGTTGCCGCAAGCGATCGACCCGCACGCCCTGTCGCTCAACGAAAGCCCTTTCCCGCCGTTGCCTGCCGTGCGCTCGGCACTCGCGCACAGTCTGGACTCGGCCAATCGTTACCCCGAGTTCCTACCGGGCCAGATGCCCCGCATGATCGCCGACCGAATCGGGCTGAACGACGATCAGGTGGTGGTCGGACCGGGAGCGTCCGGGGTGGCGATGCAGGTATTGCACGCGGTCACCCGGCCCGGCGATCGAATCGTGATGAGCACACCGACGTTCGACGGCTACCCGATCTTCGCTCAGATGGCGCGGCTGGCGCCGGTCAGTGTTCCCCTCGACCCCTACGGCTATCAGGACCTGGTGACCATGGCCGAGGCGGCGACCGACGCCAAGGTAGTCGTGTTGTGCCGCCCGCACAATCCGACCGGCACCCTGGAGGCGATCTCGTCGATCGAATGGTTCTTGAACCAGGTGAGCAGCAACACCATCGTGCTGCTCGACGAGGCGTACGTCGAATTCGTCGCGTCGCGGTACCGGATCGACGGACCCGAACTGGTGCGCCGCTTTCCCAACGTCGTTGTGCTGCGGACCTTTTCCAAAGCATACGGACTGGCGGGGCTACGCATCGGGTACGGGTTTGCCGCGCCTGAGCTGGCATCGACGATCTCGGGCCTGCAACTGCCGTTCGGGATGAGCAACGTCAGCGTGGCCGCGGTGGCCGCCTCCTACGACGCCGAAGACCAGCTCGGGCAGCGCATTCGGCGGATCACCTCGGAGCGCAATAACCTGCGCCTACGGCTGATGGCGATGGGCGTCTACAGCATGGACTCGCACGCCAACTTCGTCTACTTGCCCATGGCGCGGCGGCCCTGGCAGGAGGTGTTCGCCGAAGCGGGCCTGCGGGTCCGCTACTACGACGACGGCGGCGCACGCATCTCGGTCGGAGAAATGTCGTCGACCCTGGCGGTGCTGACCGCGGTGGAAAAATCAATGGTATGA